The following are from one region of the Salvia hispanica cultivar TCC Black 2014 chromosome 1, UniMelb_Shisp_WGS_1.0, whole genome shotgun sequence genome:
- the LOC125199669 gene encoding transcription factor bHLH139-like, whose translation MEIAASFLDEEWQSLSQIFSSSENLDFFAFSDTPSPSFPISQESSNATTDFDESLFFNMHGNEDQHHHHSFESMIMNLHSNAGFMELPSHDFVHLEGENRALETADSCRMKRMFDEVDDKSEGFPTEKPMKKPRVSRNKNTSGQPKKGKKIIQEKNNEEEINGGGNSSSCTSEDDSNASQEVINEEIKNSNTKAKASRGSATDPQSLYARKRRERINERLKILQNLVPNGTKVDISTMLEEAVQYVKFLQLQIKLLSSDNMWMYAPLAYNGTDIGIYDQICPNLRL comes from the exons atggaaatcgCAGCATCTTTCCTCGACGAAGAATGGCAATCACTGAGCCAAATCTTCTCCAGCAGTGAAAATCTCGATTTCTTCGCCTTCAGCGACACTCCATCGCCTTCTTTTCCGATCTCTCAAGAAAGCAGCAACGCTACCACCGATTTCGACGAAAGCCTTTTCTTCAATATGCACGGAAACGAAGATCAACACCACCATCACTCATTTGAATCCATGATCATGAATTTGCACAGCAATGCCGGCTTCATGGAGCTGCCTAGTCACGATTTCGTGCACTTGGAAGGCGAAAATCGAGCTTTGGAAACTGCAGATTCTTGCCGGATGAAGAGAATGTTTGATGAAGTTGATGATAAATCCGAGGGTTTTCCGACTGAAAAGCCTATGAAGAAACCGCGCGTGTCAAGAAAT AAGAATACAAGTGGGCAGCCAAAAAAGGGGAAGAAAATAATCCAAGAAAAGaataatgaagaagaaataaatggTGGAGGAAATAGCAGCAGCTGCACCTCTGAAGATGACTCAAATGCTTCTCAAGAAGTTATCAATGAAGAAATCAAGAACTCCAACACCAAAGCTAAGGCTAGTAGGGGTTCTGCAACTGACCCACAAAGCCTCTATGCAAGA aaaagaagagagagaatcaATGAGAGGTTGAAGATCTTGCAGAATCTTGTGCCAAATGGAACAAAGGTTGACATTAGCACAATGCTGGAAGAAGCTGTGCAATATGTCAAGTTTTTGCAGCTTCAAATTAAG ttgCTGAGCTCTGATAATATGTGGATGTATGCTCCACTTGCTTACAATGGAACAGACATTGGCATCTATGACCAGATCTGCCCAAATttgagactatag
- the LOC125205469 gene encoding zinc finger protein ZAT10-like: protein MALQALNSPTTPTPPSFKLDNTATINYLEPWSKGKRSKRPRTSDHPTEEEYLALCLIMLARGGAASSTAAPPPKSLPPPPPPAVYKCSVCNKAFGSYQALGGHKASHRKLSSGGGGDEHSTTTSSAVTTTSGAGAGGRVHECSICHKGFPTGQALGGHKRRHYDGGAAAAAASWSEGVGSTVSHRDFDLNLPAFPDQFWRRFGGEDEVESPHPAKKARTSPPAELKFV, encoded by the coding sequence atggcCCTTCAAGCCCTCAACTCTCCGACAACTCCGACGCCGCCGTCGTTCAAGCTCGACAACACTGCCACCATAAACTACCTCGAGCCGTGGTCGAAGGGCAAGCGCTCGAAGCGCCCCCGCACCTCCGATCACCCCACCGAAGAGGAGTACCTCGCCCTCTGCCTCATCATGCTCGCCCGCGGCGGCGCCGCCTCCTCCACGGCGGCGCCACCGCCGAAAAGCCtcccaccgccgccgccgccggcggTTTACAAGTGCTCTGTTTGCAACAAGGCGTTCGGGTCCTACCAAGCCCTGGGCGGCCACAAAGCCAGCCACCGCAAGCTCAgctccggcggcggcggcgacgagcactccaccaccacctcctccgCCGTGACAACGACCTCCGGCGCCGGCGCCGGAGGGAGAGTGCACGAGTGCTCCATCTGCCACAAGGGCTTCCCCACGGGGCAGGCCTTGGGAGGGCACAAGCGCCGCCACTACGACGGCggagccgccgccgccgccgccagcTGGTCGGAAGGGGTGGGGTCCACCGTTAGCCACCGGGATTTCGACCTCAACCTGCCGGCGTTCCCTGATCAGTTCTGGCGGAGATTCGGGGGCGAGGACGAAGTCGAAAGCCCGCACCCGGCAAAGAAGGCGCGGACTTCGCCGCCGGCGGAGctgaaatttgtttga
- the LOC125203165 gene encoding QWRF motif-containing protein 2-like — MVTAVASTPKQQRPSQIPKRPPLLPSDSDNAPPRRPRAREVTSRYLSLSTTSSSSSSNSNTTSSSSSVTSGSSISSRRSQSPILGTAISTPRTQQRAVSAERRRPLATAATPTSAEKMLVRSVRSLSVSFQGQSYSLPVSKVKPPPAAVGTPGVTRKGTPERRKAGVTPVRDRTVKDRDTPRPIEQQQHLWPGRLRSENPSLMSRSLDYGADRANWNRSSPAISGLRKSVDSELKLDDSAFSDGGRSRLGGSLNSDVESVSSEGTVSGDTTQLRGMIVPARCWQEASNRVQRVVDPASPLSNRINASSKLIVAKRFQTDSPVSSPREIYANRGPSPLRGGNRAASPSRAMTSGNGALPRGMASPIRARNGTGNDNSMVSTPSLISFPIELRRGKFGENRIADAHELRMLYNRQLQWRLANAKVENAILVQKHAAERHLYNAWVNTSKLRHSVSSKRIELQSLRLNLKLYSMLKDQEPHLETWGMLDRDYWNSVSGAIKALEASTLRLPIVDGARADVHKVQEAIHSAVDVMQAMESSIYSLQLKVERMNSLATELSKLSSREYGLLTQCKDLFSTTFIPLQVINWSLNVQVQQVQCSQERFSKET, encoded by the exons ATGGTAACCGCCGTTGCATCCACTCCGAAGCAGCAACGGCCGTCGCAGATTCCGAAGCGcccgccgctgctgccgtcGGACTCCGACAATGCGCCTCCGCGCCGCCCCAGAGCTCGCGAAGTCACCTCGCGCTACCTGTCCCTCTCGACGACGtcgtcttcctcctcctccaattCCAATACGACGTCGTCGTCGTCTTCCGTCACCTCCGGATCGTCGATTTCGTCGAGGAGGTCTCAATCTCCGATCCTCGGCACCGCCATTTCCACTCCGAGGACTCAGCAGCGGGCGGTTTCTGCGGAGAGACGGCGGCCGCTGGCTACGGCTGCGACGCCGACCAGTGCGGAGAAAATGCTGGTGAGGTCGGTGAGGAGTTTGTCAGTGTCGTTTCAGGGGCAATCGTATTCGCTGCCGGTGAGTAAGGTGAAGCCGCCTCCGGCGGCGGTGGGGACTCCGGGAGTTACGAGGAAGGGGACGCCGGAGAGGCGGAAAGCAGGGGTTACTCCTGTGAGAGATCGGACGGTGAAGGATAGAGACACTCCGAGGCCGATCGAGCAGCAGCAACATCTTTGGCCTGGGAGATTGCGCAGCGAGAATCCGAGTTTAATGAGTCGAAGCTTGGATTACGGCGCAGACAGAGCGAATTGGAATCGATCCAGCCCTGCTATTTCGGGATTGAGAAAATCTGTGGATTCTGAATTGAAGCTTGACGATTCAGCATTTAGCGACGGAGGTCGATCGAGATTGGGAGGTTCGTTGAATTCGGATGTTGAGAGTGTCTCTTCCGAGGGCACCGTTTCAGGAGATACGACTCAATTGCGAGGGATGATCGTACCAGCAAGATGTTGGCAAGAAGCTAGCAACCGAGTTCAGAGAGTTGTAGATCCTGCTTCACCCTTGTCAAACAGAATTAATGCCTCTTCCAAATTAATTGTGGCAAAGAGGTTTCAAACCGATAGTCCTGTATCGTCACCGCGGGAAATTTATGCGAACAGGGGACCTTCGCCTCTCAGAGGGGGTAACAGAGCGGCCTCACCGAGCAGGGCCATGACTTCAGGGAATGGTGCTCTGCCGAGGGGCATGGCTAGTCCAATAAGAGCTAGAAATGGCACAGGGAATGACAATAGCATGGTTAGTACGCCGTCCTTGATAAGCTTTCCAATTGAATTGAGGAGAGGAAAGTTTGGTGAAAATCGAATAGCTGATGCGCATGAATTGAGGATGCTGTATAACCGGCAGTTGCAGTGGCGATTAGCAAATGCAAAAGTAGAGAATGCCATTTTGGTTCAAAAACATGCAGCAGAG AGACACCTTTATAATGCTTGGGTGAACACTTCAAAACTGCGGCACTCAGTTAGTTCCAAGAGGATTGAACTACAATCGTTGAGACTGAATCTGAAGCTTTATTCTATGTTAAAGGATCAA GAACCACATTTGGAGACGTGGGGTATGTTAGATAGAGATTACTGGAATTCAGTTTCTGGTGCGATAAAAGCGTTAGAAGCTAGCACTCTCCGTCTTCCTATTGTTGATGGTGCAAGG GCTGATGTTCATAAGGTTCAAGAAGCAATACATTCAGCTGTTGACGTAATGCAAGCAATGGAATCTTCAATATACTCTCTGCAATTGAAG GTGGAGCGGATGAACTCACTGGCAACGGAACTTTCCAAGTTAAGCTCAAGGGAGTATGGTTTGCTAACCCAATGCAAAGATTTATTCTCAACAACATTCATACCCTTACAG GTGATAAATTGGAGCTTAAATGTCCAAGTACAACAGGTTCAATGTTCACAAGAGAGATTTTCAAAGGAAACCTAA
- the LOC125201691 gene encoding uncharacterized protein LOC125201691 isoform X1, with product MRGFGFLCLFMLIGTAAFVYHQGRFSSNPVTIEVMEASGSNAMTLVLKSRKLKESREPPTPDEDVPRLNLEDYRSIDPVPNSKASIRPGPVQHGTPLMPYLPNPSPDPGQPQHGG from the exons ATGAGGGGCTTTGGATTCTTGTGCTTGTTCATGTTGATTGGGACAGCTGCTTTTGTTTACCATCAAGGAAGATTCAGCTCTAATCCAG TCACAATTGAAGTCATGGAAGCAAGTGGGAGCAATGCCATGACACTGGTACTGAAAAGCAGGAAGCTCAAG GAAAGTAGGGAGCCTCCTACACCGGACGAAGATGTTCCTCGTCTTAATTTGGAGGATTACCGGTCCATTGATCCAGTCCCAAATTCTAAGGCTTCAATAAGACCCGGACCTGTCCAGCACGGTACTCCTCTAATGCCTTATCTCCCCAATCCTTCGCCCGATCCCGGTCAACCACAACATGGTGGCTAA
- the LOC125201691 gene encoding uncharacterized protein LOC125201691 isoform X2, which yields MRGFGFLCLFMLIGTAAFVYHQGRFSSNPVTIEVMEASGSNAMTLESREPPTPDEDVPRLNLEDYRSIDPVPNSKASIRPGPVQHGTPLMPYLPNPSPDPGQPQHGG from the exons ATGAGGGGCTTTGGATTCTTGTGCTTGTTCATGTTGATTGGGACAGCTGCTTTTGTTTACCATCAAGGAAGATTCAGCTCTAATCCAG TCACAATTGAAGTCATGGAAGCAAGTGGGAGCAATGCCATGACACTG GAAAGTAGGGAGCCTCCTACACCGGACGAAGATGTTCCTCGTCTTAATTTGGAGGATTACCGGTCCATTGATCCAGTCCCAAATTCTAAGGCTTCAATAAGACCCGGACCTGTCCAGCACGGTACTCCTCTAATGCCTTATCTCCCCAATCCTTCGCCCGATCCCGGTCAACCACAACATGGTGGCTAA
- the LOC125212623 gene encoding uncharacterized protein LOC125212623 yields MNCWEKMAIPMRKVWIGVSRRFGFRKTGLIKLDKDVRTCEYEDIHILWDLLKRNEADLARSRKSRSRRFQWPQCSSLLRH; encoded by the exons ATGAATTGCTGGGAGAAAATGGCGATTCCGATGCGGAAAGTTTGGATCGGAGTATCCAGAAGGTTCGGGTTTCGCAAAACAG GGCTCATCAAACTTGACAAAGACGTGAGGACATGTGAGTACGAGGATATCCATATCTTATGGGACTTGCTGAAGAGGAACGAGGCAGACCTCGCCAGAAGCAGAAAGAGCCGTTCTAGGAGGTTCCAATGGCCGCAATGCTCCTCTTTGCTTCGCCACTGA